In one window of Helianthus annuus cultivar XRQ/B chromosome 17, HanXRQr2.0-SUNRISE, whole genome shotgun sequence DNA:
- the LOC110926340 gene encoding uncharacterized protein LOC110926340: MVKTQFGKLIKRIRCDNGGEFTSNKMKKFYGEEGILLETTCPHTPQQNGVVERKHRHLLETARALMFQACLPLKFWGECIQAATYIINRLPSKVINNRTPYEIIFGEEPDYDRMKVFGCLAYYWSTETGGDKFAYRGRPGVFIGYPLGTKGYKVYDIENGKIVTSRDVTFVEHNFPFTRIKSIIKEVSMFEPPAFEDEPNMQAQENNVRPNDDADNAALNDILDIVSMSSDQPANASPSIETSTDGSGLGQTTPDQSPGNSSDVSVEPEVATYLREPRTKAPPKRLDDFEVKLPPSVDHKRTTTNQSSSTVHPLAHYVSYDKFTNSHKAYLTAISSHNEPKNFSEAMQDQRWVDAMQREIQALEANETWSLEDLPEGKRPIDSKWVYKVKYKPNGEVERFKARLVAKGFTQMEGVDYHDTFAPVAKLVTVRTLLAVAVKRNWITHQLDVNNAFLHGDLVEEVYMRIPQGFAKKNETRVCRLRKSLYGLKQASRNWYQKFSAALLENGFSQSKADYSLFTHTNGNRFVAILIYVDDVIITGDDIEKINQTKVFLQQKFSIKDLGILKYFLGIEVARTADGMVLSQRKYTLDILEDSGLIGCRPSSFPMEQNLKLTTCGESEKVDAGRYRRIVGRLLYLQATRPDIAYTVNVLSQFVSDPRHEPNVRMQF; encoded by the coding sequence ATGGTAAAAACACAGTTTGGAAAATTAATCAAAAGAATCCGTTGTGATAATGGAGGAGAATTTACCTCAAACAAAATGAAAAAATTTTATGGCGAAGAAGGTATCTTGTTGGAGACGACTTGCCCACACACCCCACAACAAAATGGGGTGGTCGAAAGAAAACATCGTCACCTTCTTGAAACAGCCCGGGCACTCATGTTTCAAGCTTGTTTGCCACTAAAATTCTGGGGTGAATGTATCCAAGCTGCCACGTATATAATAAATCGTCTTCCGTCAAAAGTCATCAACAACCGAACCCCCTATGAGATCATTTTTGGCGAAGAACCTGATTATGACCGGATGAAAGTTTTCGGTTGCCTAGCGTACTACTGGAGCACCGAGACAGGGGGAGACAAATTTGCTTATCGGGGAAGACCCGGGGTTTTTATTGGATATCCCTTGGGAACAAAAGGGTACAAGGTCTACGATATCGAGAACGGGAAAATTGTAACATCTCGAGACGTCACTTTTGTGGAGCACAATTTCCCGTTTACCAGAATAAAGTCCATAATAAAAGAAGTCTCTATGTTTGAGCCTCCAGCCTTTGAAGATGAGCCTAACATGCAAGCCCAAGAGAACAATGTTAGGCCAAATGATGATGCAGATAATGCGGCATTAAATGATATTCTTGACATTGTGTCGATGAGTTCTGACCAGCCAGCCAACGCAAGCCCATCTATAGAAACGTCCACTGATGGTAGCGGTTTGGGCCAGACGACACCAGATCAGTCACCTGGCAATTCATCTGACGTTTCAGTTGAGCCAGAAGTAGCAACTTATCTTCGAGAACCAAGAACAAAGGCACCTCCTAAGCGACTAGACGACTTCGAAGTTAAATTGCCTCCGTCTGTTGACCATAAACGCACTACCACAAATCAGTCTTCTTCGACGGTACACCCCCTTGCTCACTATGTTTCTTATGATAAATTCACTAACTCTCATAAAGCTTATCTAACGGCCATTAGTTCCCACAATGAACCGAAAAACTTTAGTGAAGCCATGCAGGATCAACGATGGGTTGATGCTATGCAAAGGGAGATTCAAGCCCTTGAAGCTAATGAGACTTGGTCCCTTGAAGATCTTCCGGAAGGAAAACGTCCAATTGATTCAAAATGGGTTTACAAAGTTAAATACAAACCCAATGGAGAAGTTGAACGCTTCAAGGCACGTCTCGTTGCGAAAGGCTTCACTCAAATGGAGGGGGTAGATTATCATGACACGTTCGCACCGGTGGCTAAACTCGTCACAGTTCGGACACTCTTAGCTGTGGCGGTTAAACGAAATTGGATAACGCATCAACTCGACGTCAACAATGCGTTTCTCCATGGCGATTTGGTGGAAGAAGTTTACATGAGAATACCACAAGGTTTTGCTAAGAAAAATGAAACGAGGGTTTGTCGCCTAAGGAAATCTTTGTATGGCTTAAAGCAAGCTTCTCGAAACTGGTACCAAAAATTTTCCGCTGCACTACTTGAAAACGGGTTTTCACAATCCAAAGCCGATTACTCCTTGTTCACTCACACCAATGGCAATCGATTTGTAGCCATTCTTATATATGTCGATGACGTCATAATTACCGGTGATGATATTGAAAAAATCAACCAAACCAAAGTATTTCTCCAACAAAAATTCAGCATCAAAGATCTCGGGATTCTCAAGTACTTTTTGGGTATTGAGGTTGCAAGAACTGCAGATGGAATGGTCCTTAGTCAACGAAAATATACATTGGATATTCTTGAGGATAGTGGGTTAATCGGGTGTCGACCAAGCTCATTTCCAATGGAACAGAACCTAAAGTTAACAACTTGTGGTGAAAGCGAAAAGGTTGATGCTGGTCGTTATAGGCGAATTGTGGGACGACTCCTATACCTCCAAGCTACGAGACCCGATATTGCTTACACCGTTAATGTGCTAAGTCAATTCGTTTCGGACCCTCGACATGAACCAAATGTACGTATGCAGTTTTAA
- the LOC118479295 gene encoding protochlorophyllide reductase, chloroplastic-like yields MINQIIITIIDNKLGLSLKICSCGSVLGNTNTLAGNVPPKANLGDLRGLAGGLNGLNSSVMIDGGEFDGAKAYKDSKVCNMLTMQEFHRRYHEESGITFSSLYPGCIATTGLFREHIPLFRLLFPPFQKYITKGYVSEEEAGKRLAQVVSDSSLTKSGVYWSWNKNSSSFENSLSQEASDAEKARKLWEVSEKLVGLA; encoded by the exons ATGataaatcaaataataataactataattGATAATAAACTCGGCCTTTCACTCAAAATCTGTTCTTGTGGGTCTGTATTAGGAAACACGAACACGTTGGCTGGAAACGTGCCTCCGAAGGCTAACCTGGGGGACCTGAGAGGGCTAGCCGGGGGGTTAAACGGGCTAAACAGTTCTGTCATGATCGACGGTGGAGAGTTTGACggtgctaaggcctacaaagatAGCAAAGTGTGCAATATGCTGACAATGCAGGAGTTCCATAGAAGGTACCATGAAGAATCAGGAATCACCTTCTCGTCCCTGTACCCCGGTTGTATCGCCACAACGGGTCTTTTCAGGGAACACATCCCGTTGTTTCGACTCCTATTTCCGCCATTCCAGAAGTACATAACCAAAGGTTACGTGTCGGAAGAGGAAGCCGGAAAAAGACTCGCTCAG GTTGTAAGCGATTCGAGCCTAACGAAATCGGGTGTGTACTGGAGCTGGAACAAGAACTCGTCTTCATTCGAGAATAGCCTTAGTCAAGAAGCCAGTGACGCGGAGAAAGCTCGAAAGCTGTGGGAGGTAAGTGAAAAGTTGGTTGGTTTGGCTTAG